A window of Trueperaceae bacterium contains these coding sequences:
- a CDS encoding branched-chain amino acid transaminase, with protein sequence MAVESKSAPATTSAIDAGYIYLDGDLVPQAEAKVSVLTHALHYGTSVFEGIRAYETDRGAAVFRLPEHSQRLLDSAKILGMKVGKSVDEINDAILQTMRKNERRSAYIRPLFWYGPESLGVNPGKNAVHFMVATLGWGVYLGEDAVRKGANLMTSSWRRSAGDIMPTKAKAGGNYVNSVLANQEARENGFDEALLLDKEGFVAEGSGENIFMMREGVLYPIAHSVNLRGITRDSVIKIAQWMGTEVKPTMATRDELYTADEVFMVGTAAEVTPIASIDRRPIGKGVAGEFALQLRKTYLDVVSGKVPEFEEWLTYVDR encoded by the coding sequence ATGGCAGTCGAGTCCAAATCTGCGCCGGCAACGACCTCGGCGATCGACGCCGGTTACATCTATCTCGACGGCGATCTGGTCCCCCAGGCCGAAGCGAAGGTGTCGGTCCTCACCCACGCTCTGCACTACGGCACGAGCGTCTTCGAGGGCATCCGAGCCTACGAGACCGACCGCGGAGCCGCGGTGTTCCGCCTCCCCGAGCACAGCCAGCGTCTCCTCGACTCGGCCAAGATCCTGGGCATGAAGGTCGGCAAGAGCGTCGACGAGATAAACGATGCGATCCTCCAGACGATGCGGAAGAACGAGCGACGCTCGGCCTACATCCGGCCGCTCTTCTGGTACGGGCCCGAGTCGCTGGGCGTGAACCCCGGCAAGAACGCAGTCCACTTCATGGTGGCGACGCTGGGCTGGGGCGTCTACCTGGGCGAGGATGCGGTGCGCAAGGGCGCCAACCTGATGACCTCCTCCTGGCGCCGCAGCGCCGGCGACATCATGCCCACGAAGGCGAAGGCCGGGGGCAACTACGTCAACTCGGTGCTGGCTAACCAGGAGGCGCGCGAGAACGGCTTCGACGAGGCGCTGCTCCTCGACAAGGAGGGGTTCGTCGCCGAAGGTTCGGGCGAGAACATCTTCATGATGAGAGAGGGCGTCCTCTACCCCATCGCCCACTCCGTCAACCTGCGAGGCATCACCCGCGACAGCGTCATCAAGATCGCTCAGTGGATGGGCACCGAAGTCAAGCCGACGATGGCCACCCGCGACGAGCTCTACACCGCGGACGAGGTATTCATGGTCGGGACCGCCGCCGAGGTCACGCCGATCGCCTCCATCGACCGGCGGCCTATCGGCAAGGGTGTCGCAGGGGAGTTCGCGCTCCAGCTGCGCAAGACCTACCTCGACGTGGTGAGCGGCAAGGTGCCGGAGTTCGAGGAGTGGCTCACCTACGTCGACCGCTGA
- a CDS encoding CPBP family glutamic-type intramembrane protease: MTPDPMAPDPVDPHPEAPDPVAPDPLASWKRFLPFLPSLLLGAVGGVWVALSPPRFTRDPSLPLVLVSAAALALLLLGAAWLLERRLPSFRHASRLLERALARLRLSPLAALLLAASTAAGEELFFRGGLMQFAGLWGQALLFGALHPVDRRGWSYTLFTFVAGLLFGYAVLVTGSLWTAVLAHFAVNLHGLLSGRRRRAGPQRRLG, from the coding sequence GTGACCCCTGACCCCATGGCCCCCGACCCCGTCGACCCTCACCCCGAGGCCCCTGACCCAGTGGCCCCTGACCCCCTTGCCTCCTGGAAGCGCTTCCTCCCCTTCCTGCCTTCGCTCCTGCTCGGCGCTGTCGGAGGCGTCTGGGTGGCCCTCTCGCCTCCGCGGTTCACCCGCGACCCGTCGCTGCCGCTCGTCCTCGTCTCGGCCGCCGCGCTCGCGCTCCTGCTCCTGGGGGCCGCCTGGCTGCTGGAGCGGCGCCTGCCCTCCTTCCGCCACGCCAGCCGGCTGCTCGAGCGGGCGCTCGCTCGCCTGCGACTCTCCCCGCTGGCGGCTCTGCTGCTGGCGGCCTCGACGGCGGCAGGCGAGGAGCTCTTCTTCCGCGGTGGGTTGATGCAGTTCGCCGGCCTCTGGGGGCAGGCGCTGCTCTTCGGCGCCCTCCACCCCGTCGACCGGCGAGGCTGGTCGTACACGCTTTTCACCTTCGTCGCCGGGCTCCTCTTCGGGTACGCGGTCCTGGTCACGGGCAGCCTCTGGACCGCTGTGCTGGCCCACTTTGCTGTCAACCTGCACGGCCTACTCTCGGGTCGGAGAAGGAGAGCCGGCCCCCAGCGACGCCTGGGGTAG
- a CDS encoding low temperature requirement protein A has protein sequence MNRATENGSGPVLNPLELFFDLVFVYAFTQLTAFLSDHTSWTGVLQAALLLAALWRAWTKYSWLTVTVPVEQVLAERILILVATVVTFVLGLTIREAFDQAAALFGVSYFLLNALHFGLSTLGAGEETRRRTLDLLPGLLGGPALLLVAGFLDQPYRIPLWFAGVAVDYAMPLVRGVPGVRLHTVHFVERYRHIVIIALGETILATGFSVGTDEFRLPPEVLFSALLAITLIALLGWLYFDYVTLASEQRFEAAKGTDRNVLARDSYLYLHLPIVAGIIVTAFGLEETVLHGQSPLGPIAAAALCGGPALYLLGHTAFWYRDIGRLSVPRLAVAASALALLPLASGVSGLAGLAALTLLFALLAVLETIFSPLRRSLRED, from the coding sequence GTGAACCGAGCGACGGAGAACGGAAGCGGACCTGTGCTCAACCCGCTGGAACTGTTCTTCGACCTGGTTTTCGTCTACGCCTTCACGCAGCTGACCGCGTTCCTCTCCGATCACACCAGCTGGACGGGCGTGCTCCAGGCGGCCCTGCTGCTGGCCGCCCTCTGGCGAGCCTGGACGAAGTACTCGTGGCTCACGGTAACGGTGCCCGTCGAGCAGGTCCTGGCCGAGCGGATCCTGATCCTCGTCGCCACCGTCGTCACCTTCGTGCTGGGGTTGACCATCCGGGAGGCGTTCGATCAGGCGGCGGCGCTGTTCGGCGTCAGCTACTTCCTGCTCAACGCCCTGCACTTCGGCCTCTCCACGCTCGGCGCCGGCGAGGAGACCCGCAGGCGGACCCTCGACCTGCTACCCGGCCTCCTGGGCGGGCCCGCGCTGCTGCTCGTCGCCGGGTTCCTGGACCAGCCGTACCGGATCCCGCTCTGGTTCGCCGGAGTCGCCGTCGACTACGCCATGCCGCTCGTCCGCGGGGTGCCGGGGGTCAGGCTGCACACCGTGCACTTCGTGGAGCGCTACCGCCACATCGTGATCATCGCCCTGGGCGAGACGATCCTGGCGACCGGCTTCAGCGTGGGCACGGACGAGTTCAGGTTGCCACCGGAGGTGCTCTTCTCGGCCCTCCTGGCCATAACCCTCATCGCCCTCCTAGGCTGGCTCTACTTCGACTACGTGACGCTCGCTTCGGAACAGCGCTTCGAGGCGGCGAAGGGCACCGACCGGAACGTGCTGGCTCGCGACTCGTACCTCTACCTGCACCTTCCGATCGTCGCCGGCATCATCGTCACCGCCTTCGGGCTGGAAGAGACGGTGCTCCACGGACAGTCGCCGCTGGGGCCGATCGCCGCCGCCGCGCTGTGCGGCGGCCCGGCCCTCTACCTGCTGGGCCACACCGCCTTCTGGTACCGCGACATCGGCAGGCTCAGCGTGCCCCGCCTCGCCGTGGCTGCATCGGCCCTTGCGCTCCTGCCGCTGGCGTCGGGCGTCTCCGGCCTCGCCGGCCTGGCGGCGCTTACCCTGCTCTTCGCCCTGCTGGCCGTGCTGGAGACGATCTTCTCGCCTCTCAGGCGAAGCCTTCGAGAGGACTGA
- a CDS encoding HD domain-containing protein, which yields MGRLGPILSLLPRRRKRLDMSRFAPLPAGGYLVGGAVRDTLLGRESNDLDWLVEDPRLEAEAAGERLGSRPFQLDEDRNHWRLVAAERTLDFIPLEGSLERDLRSRDFTINALAADERGEITDVTGGLDDLRRKVLRMNSEAVLREDPLRLLRAVRLRARLGFSIEPATRMAVREGAELLERGNQPLPAWERVREELDAIILSPAPGSAMSELEGLGLLSVFLPELSLARGVDQGGFHHLDVLDHSLEALQRVATIFPDASVTLRWATLFHDVGKPETRDRGEDGRVHFYGHDRRGSELARKAMKRLRRPADEVDEIAGLVRYHMVQLPRTEKEARRFAHRRGRLLPDLLKLMIADREAARGPLSSQATRRSYRVALSRIVAILDEEPPPEPLLDGREVMELLGLEPGPRVGEALRFIAEARAVGDIRERDEAVSALHEYAETRGWAR from the coding sequence GTGGGGAGGCTGGGTCCCATCCTTTCGCTGCTGCCCAGGAGGCGTAAACGGCTCGACATGAGCCGCTTCGCTCCGCTGCCCGCCGGTGGCTACCTGGTAGGGGGGGCGGTTCGCGACACGCTGCTGGGGCGCGAGAGCAACGACCTCGACTGGCTGGTCGAGGATCCTCGGCTCGAGGCCGAGGCGGCCGGGGAGCGACTGGGTTCCAGACCTTTCCAGCTCGACGAAGACCGCAACCACTGGCGTCTGGTGGCGGCCGAGCGAACGCTCGACTTCATCCCACTCGAGGGGAGTCTCGAGCGCGACCTCAGGTCGCGGGACTTCACCATCAACGCGCTAGCCGCCGACGAACGGGGCGAGATCACCGACGTGACGGGTGGTCTCGACGACCTCCGGCGCAAGGTCCTGCGGATGAACTCGGAGGCGGTGCTTCGCGAGGACCCTCTGCGGTTGCTGAGGGCCGTTCGGCTGCGGGCCCGGTTGGGCTTCAGCATCGAGCCCGCGACCAGGATGGCGGTTCGCGAAGGCGCCGAGCTGCTCGAGCGTGGGAACCAGCCGCTTCCCGCCTGGGAGCGCGTCCGCGAAGAACTCGACGCGATCATCCTCTCGCCGGCGCCCGGCTCGGCCATGTCGGAGCTCGAGGGACTCGGGCTGCTCTCCGTCTTCCTGCCCGAGTTGAGCCTCGCTCGAGGCGTTGACCAGGGTGGTTTCCACCACCTCGACGTGCTCGACCACAGCCTCGAGGCGCTTCAGCGGGTAGCCACCATCTTCCCCGACGCGAGCGTCACCCTGCGCTGGGCGACCCTCTTCCACGACGTGGGCAAGCCGGAGACACGCGACCGGGGCGAGGACGGCAGGGTGCACTTCTACGGTCACGACCGCCGCGGCAGCGAGCTGGCCAGGAAGGCGATGAAGCGCCTGCGCCGACCCGCCGACGAGGTCGACGAGATAGCGGGACTGGTTCGCTACCACATGGTCCAACTGCCCCGCACCGAGAAGGAGGCGAGGCGCTTCGCCCACCGCCGCGGCCGGCTCCTCCCCGACCTGCTCAAGCTGATGATCGCCGACCGGGAGGCCGCGCGGGGGCCGCTTTCGAGCCAGGCCACCAGGAGGTCCTATCGGGTCGCCCTCTCGCGGATCGTGGCGATCCTGGACGAGGAGCCGCCGCCGGAACCTCTGCTCGACGGTCGCGAGGTCATGGAGCTGCTGGGGCTGGAGCCCGGTCCGCGAGTGGGCGAGGCGCTCCGCTTCATCGCCGAGGCCCGGGCGGTCGGCGACATACGGGAGCGGGACGAGGCGGTCTCGGCGCTGCACGAGTATGCCGAAACGCGCGGTTGGGCGCGATGA
- a CDS encoding OsmC family protein produces the protein MDRETLRSRQSPLKEKYREAPESAVVTLRAEGRLGEGVSCRVETGRALVEAGLHPASGGEGELACSGDMLLEALVACAGVTLRAVATSLGIEVAGGTVHAEGDLDFRGTLAVSKEALVGFRELRLRFELESDADRDQLETLLRLTERYCVVLQTLRAPPVTTTSFEATPPAPRPGTA, from the coding sequence ATGGACCGCGAAACGCTCAGGAGCAGGCAGTCCCCTCTCAAGGAGAAGTATCGCGAAGCGCCCGAGAGCGCGGTGGTGACGCTGCGCGCCGAGGGCAGGTTGGGCGAGGGCGTGAGCTGCCGCGTCGAGACCGGCCGGGCGCTGGTGGAGGCGGGACTCCACCCGGCCAGCGGCGGGGAGGGCGAGTTGGCCTGCTCGGGCGACATGCTCCTCGAAGCGCTGGTCGCCTGCGCCGGTGTCACCCTCCGCGCGGTCGCCACCTCGCTCGGTATCGAAGTGGCAGGCGGGACCGTGCATGCCGAGGGCGATCTCGACTTCAGGGGGACTCTGGCCGTTTCGAAGGAGGCGCTGGTGGGCTTCAGGGAGTTGCGGCTGCGATTCGAGCTGGAATCCGACGCCGATCGCGATCAGCTGGAGACGCTGCTCCGCCTCACCGAGCGGTACTGCGTCGTCCTCCAGACGCTACGCGCGCCGCCCGTGACCACGACGTCGTTCGAGGCTACGCCACCAGCACCGCGCCCCGGAACTGCCTGA
- the ribE gene encoding 6,7-dimethyl-8-ribityllumazine synthase, with translation MSVFEGSADGSGLRIGIVVARFNDFITKRLLDGAMDSLRRHSVKGDSVDVCWVPGAVEIPLAARTMARSGRYDAIVTLGAVIRGATDHYDYVCSMVSSGVQSASLETGLPVIFGVLTVDTIEQAIERAGTKAGNKGAESASAAIEMATLMPQLRSSERARTGALVDPE, from the coding sequence ATGAGCGTCTTCGAAGGAAGCGCCGACGGAAGCGGGTTGCGCATCGGGATCGTTGTCGCCCGCTTCAACGACTTCATCACGAAGCGTCTGCTCGACGGGGCCATGGATTCCCTCCGCCGGCACTCGGTGAAGGGCGATTCGGTCGACGTGTGCTGGGTGCCCGGAGCGGTCGAGATCCCGCTGGCCGCCAGGACGATGGCGCGAAGCGGCAGGTACGACGCGATCGTCACCCTCGGCGCCGTCATCCGCGGCGCTACCGATCATTACGATTACGTCTGCAGCATGGTCTCGAGTGGAGTCCAGAGCGCATCGCTTGAAACCGGACTGCCGGTAATATTCGGCGTGCTCACCGTGGATACCATCGAGCAGGCGATCGAGCGGGCCGGGACCAAGGCGGGCAACAAGGGGGCCGAGTCGGCCAGCGCGGCCATCGAGATGGCCACCCTCATGCCGCAACTGCGCTCCTCGGAACGGGCTCGAACGGGCGCCCTCGTGGATCCGGAGTGA
- the proS gene encoding proline--tRNA ligase, with protein sequence MAKSKGLTPQSEDFSAWYNEIVYKADLADLAPVRGSMVIRPYGYALWENIQRELDAMFKATGHQNLYFPLLIPVSFFAREASHVEGFSPELAVVTHAGGKELEEPLAIRPTSETIIGEMYAKWIQSYRDLPLLYNQWCNVMRWELRTRPFLRTTEFLWQEGHTAHATAQEALAETRQMLEIYADFAENFAAVPVIKGEKTEGERFAGALSTLTIEAMMRDTRALQSGTSHYLGENFARAFDITFNDENNEQAYVHTTSWGFSTRFIGAIIMTHGDDRGLILPPRLAPHQVVITPIFRSSDEEARQTVMAQVDKLRSAMVDQGVRVHVDDREGMSPGWKFNEWEQKGVPLRIEIGPKDLEKGTALLASRLEEEKRELRLEEIADGMTAELANFHERLFERARKFRDEHTYHAETYDELKEMVQHGFVYATHSGDPDSEKRIQEETKATVRCLPLEGPSAEGSNCIHTGKPSGYPRKVIFAKAY encoded by the coding sequence ATGGCGAAGAGCAAGGGCCTAACTCCGCAGTCCGAGGATTTCAGCGCCTGGTACAACGAGATCGTCTACAAGGCCGACCTCGCCGACCTCGCCCCGGTTCGGGGCTCGATGGTGATCAGGCCGTACGGCTACGCGCTCTGGGAGAACATCCAGCGCGAACTGGACGCGATGTTCAAGGCGACGGGCCACCAGAACCTCTACTTCCCGCTGCTCATCCCGGTCAGCTTCTTCGCACGTGAGGCCTCGCACGTGGAGGGCTTCTCGCCCGAACTGGCCGTCGTCACCCACGCCGGCGGCAAGGAGCTGGAGGAGCCGCTGGCGATCAGGCCGACCTCGGAAACGATCATCGGCGAGATGTACGCGAAGTGGATCCAGAGCTACCGCGACCTGCCGCTCCTCTACAACCAGTGGTGCAACGTCATGCGCTGGGAGCTGAGGACGCGGCCGTTCCTGCGCACCACCGAGTTCCTCTGGCAGGAGGGGCATACCGCGCACGCCACGGCCCAGGAGGCGTTGGCCGAGACCCGGCAGATGCTCGAGATCTACGCCGACTTCGCCGAGAACTTCGCGGCAGTGCCCGTGATCAAGGGGGAGAAGACCGAGGGCGAGCGGTTCGCGGGAGCGCTCTCCACTCTCACGATCGAGGCGATGATGCGCGACACCCGGGCCCTCCAGTCGGGGACCAGCCACTACCTGGGCGAGAACTTCGCGCGCGCTTTCGACATCACCTTCAACGACGAGAACAACGAGCAGGCGTACGTGCACACCACCTCGTGGGGTTTCTCGACCCGCTTCATCGGGGCGATCATCATGACCCACGGCGACGACCGGGGACTCATCCTGCCACCGCGTCTCGCCCCCCACCAGGTCGTGATCACTCCGATCTTCCGCTCCAGCGACGAGGAAGCCCGGCAGACGGTCATGGCTCAGGTGGACAAGCTCCGTTCGGCCATGGTGGATCAGGGGGTGCGGGTCCACGTCGACGACCGCGAGGGGATGAGTCCCGGCTGGAAGTTCAACGAGTGGGAGCAGAAGGGCGTCCCTCTGCGGATCGAAATTGGCCCCAAGGATCTGGAGAAGGGCACCGCCCTGCTGGCCAGCAGACTCGAGGAGGAGAAGCGCGAACTGCGCCTCGAGGAGATCGCCGACGGGATGACGGCCGAACTGGCGAACTTCCACGAACGGCTCTTCGAGCGTGCGAGGAAGTTCCGCGACGAGCACACCTACCACGCCGAGACCTATGACGAGCTCAAGGAGATGGTCCAGCACGGCTTCGTCTACGCGACCCACTCGGGCGACCCGGACAGCGAGAAGCGCATCCAGGAGGAGACCAAGGCCACGGTGCGCTGCCTGCCCCTCGAGGGTCCGAGCGCCGAGGGCAGCAACTGCATCCACACGGGCAAGCCGAGCGGCTATCCGAGGAAGGTCATCTTCGCCAAGGCCTACTGA
- a CDS encoding CsbD family protein, producing the protein MNWDQVQGRWKQLQGEAKKQWGKLTDDDVRQVEGNRDKLAGKIQERYGRTKEEAQREVDEWMERMES; encoded by the coding sequence ATGAACTGGGATCAGGTACAGGGTCGATGGAAGCAGTTGCAGGGCGAAGCCAAGAAGCAGTGGGGGAAGCTGACCGACGACGACGTGCGTCAGGTCGAGGGGAACCGCGACAAGCTGGCAGGCAAGATCCAGGAGCGCTACGGCCGCACGAAGGAGGAGGCGCAGCGCGAGGTCGACGAGTGGATGGAGCGGATGGAGTCCTGA
- the galE gene encoding UDP-glucose 4-epimerase GalE produces the protein MNILVTGGAGYIGSVTTESLIASGHRTVVLDNLAKGHRGAVHPEATFVEADVRDGEAVRAALREHEIEAVLHFAAYSLVGESMSRPLSYFGNNSAATVELLTAMSGEGVRKFVLSSTAALFGTPDELPIAEDATIRPASVYGESKYLTERMLGWLARTTGLGYATLRYFNAAGASERFGEDHRPETHLIPLVLEVAQGHRQRIEVFGDDYETPDGTNVRDYIHVCDLAEAHVLAVEALAEGEQRAYNLGNGQGFSVLEVIEACRRVTGCEIPAKVVARRAGDPAILVADSRRIGRELGWRATRPALEEIVSSAWEWRLRHPHGYGD, from the coding sequence GTGAACATCCTCGTTACCGGCGGTGCCGGCTACATCGGCAGCGTTACCACCGAGAGCCTCATCGCTAGCGGGCACCGCACGGTGGTGCTCGACAACCTCGCGAAGGGCCACCGAGGGGCGGTGCACCCGGAGGCCACCTTCGTGGAGGCCGACGTGCGAGACGGCGAGGCGGTGCGCGCGGCCCTGCGCGAGCACGAGATCGAGGCGGTCCTCCATTTCGCCGCCTACTCGCTGGTGGGCGAGTCGATGTCGCGGCCCCTCTCCTACTTCGGCAACAACAGCGCCGCCACGGTCGAACTACTCACGGCGATGAGCGGTGAGGGGGTGCGGAAGTTCGTCCTCTCCTCGACGGCGGCGCTCTTCGGAACTCCCGACGAACTGCCGATCGCCGAGGACGCGACCATCCGGCCCGCCAGCGTCTACGGCGAGAGCAAGTACCTCACTGAGCGGATGTTGGGCTGGCTGGCGCGAACGACCGGTCTGGGCTACGCCACCCTCCGCTACTTCAACGCGGCCGGTGCGAGCGAGCGGTTCGGCGAGGACCACCGGCCCGAGACCCACCTCATCCCGCTGGTCCTCGAGGTGGCCCAGGGCCACCGGCAGCGGATCGAGGTGTTCGGCGACGACTACGAGACCCCCGACGGCACCAACGTGCGGGACTACATCCACGTGTGCGACCTGGCCGAAGCGCACGTGCTGGCCGTGGAAGCGCTCGCGGAGGGCGAGCAACGCGCCTACAACCTCGGCAACGGCCAGGGCTTCTCGGTCCTCGAAGTGATCGAAGCCTGCCGCCGCGTGACAGGGTGCGAGATACCCGCCAAGGTGGTGGCCCGGCGAGCGGGCGATCCGGCAATCCTGGTGGCCGACTCTCGGAGGATAGGCAGAGAGCTGGGCTGGCGAGCCACGAGGCCGGCGCTGGAGGAGATCGTCTCCTCTGCTTGGGAGTGGCGGCTGCGGCATCCGCACGGTTACGGCGACTGA
- the coaE gene encoding dephospho-CoA kinase (Dephospho-CoA kinase (CoaE) performs the final step in coenzyme A biosynthesis.) codes for MAERSGDESGVAERSGDKPGVSERSGDEPGPRVIGLTGNIGSGKSTVARLLAERGAEVIDADLLAREATHDPEVLERIAAELDPELVRDGGLDRERTARMVFADDDARRKLEALIHPWVRRRGRELQAQFQEREDPPPLIVHDIPLLFENGLESNFEGVLVVVAPAELRAQRVAERSGLPREEFERRDRAQWPLEAKAAKADWVVNNDGDLAALEAQVAGLWRLIVG; via the coding sequence GTGGCGGAGCGATCGGGAGACGAGTCGGGCGTGGCGGAGCGATCGGGAGACAAGCCGGGCGTTTCGGAGCGATCGGGAGACGAGCCGGGGCCCAGGGTGATCGGCCTCACTGGAAACATCGGTTCGGGCAAATCGACGGTCGCGCGGCTGCTGGCCGAGCGCGGAGCGGAGGTCATCGATGCCGACCTGCTGGCGCGTGAGGCGACCCACGATCCCGAGGTGCTGGAGCGGATCGCGGCCGAGCTGGATCCGGAGCTGGTGAGAGATGGCGGGCTCGACCGGGAGCGAACCGCCCGGATGGTGTTCGCCGATGACGATGCCCGAAGGAAGCTCGAAGCGCTGATCCACCCGTGGGTGAGGCGACGCGGCCGGGAGCTTCAGGCTCAGTTCCAGGAGCGCGAGGATCCTCCGCCCCTGATCGTCCACGACATACCGTTGCTGTTCGAGAACGGCCTCGAGTCGAACTTCGAAGGGGTGCTGGTCGTCGTCGCCCCGGCCGAACTGCGGGCGCAGCGGGTCGCGGAGCGAAGCGGCCTGCCGCGGGAGGAGTTCGAGAGGCGCGACCGTGCTCAGTGGCCGCTCGAGGCGAAGGCCGCCAAGGCCGACTGGGTCGTGAACAACGATGGAGATCTGGCAGCGCTCGAGGCGCAGGTCGCCGGGCTGTGGCGCCTGATCGTAGGCTGA
- a CDS encoding class I fructose-bisphosphate aldolase, with translation MTDAVRRILDNYASQPPGVQANLARIMGHGRLAGSGKMVILPVDQGFEHGPARSFSDNPAGYDPLYHFDLAIDAGCNAYAAPLGFLEAGAAERAGEIPLILKLNNHDSLAPDGEDPVPSVTGSVADALYLGCSAIGFTIYPGSAHFKSMYEELREIAEEAKASGLAVVVWSYPRGSGLSKKGETAIDVVAYAAQVAAQMGAHIIKVKLPSDHLENDSARKKYEEHGIPIDTVADRVRHVVQSAFDGRRIVIFSGGSKASEEMFYRDIRGIYEGGGFGSIIGRNSFQRPKEEAIGFLHNVMDIYLGQGEMKNLAEEAQAVS, from the coding sequence ATGACCGACGCGGTACGGCGGATCCTCGACAACTACGCTTCTCAGCCACCGGGCGTCCAGGCCAACCTGGCCCGGATCATGGGACACGGCCGCCTGGCGGGCAGCGGCAAGATGGTGATCCTGCCTGTCGACCAGGGGTTCGAGCACGGTCCGGCTCGTAGCTTCTCCGACAACCCTGCCGGCTACGACCCGCTCTATCACTTCGACCTCGCCATCGACGCTGGCTGCAACGCCTACGCGGCGCCCCTCGGCTTCCTCGAGGCGGGAGCGGCCGAGCGGGCCGGGGAGATCCCGCTCATCCTCAAGCTGAACAACCACGACTCGCTGGCGCCCGATGGCGAAGATCCCGTCCCCTCGGTCACCGGTTCGGTCGCCGATGCCCTCTACCTGGGCTGCTCGGCGATAGGCTTCACCATCTACCCCGGCTCGGCCCACTTCAAGTCGATGTACGAGGAGTTGCGCGAGATCGCCGAGGAAGCCAAGGCGAGCGGCCTTGCGGTGGTCGTCTGGTCGTACCCGCGCGGTTCGGGCCTCTCCAAGAAGGGCGAGACGGCGATCGACGTGGTCGCCTACGCCGCTCAGGTGGCGGCCCAGATGGGCGCCCACATAATCAAGGTGAAGTTGCCCAGCGACCACCTGGAGAACGACTCGGCCCGCAAGAAGTACGAGGAGCACGGCATCCCCATCGACACCGTCGCCGATCGTGTGCGGCACGTGGTGCAGAGCGCCTTCGACGGACGTCGCATCGTCATCTTCTCGGGCGGCAGCAAGGCCAGCGAGGAGATGTTCTATCGCGACATCCGGGGCATCTACGAGGGCGGAGGCTTCGGCTCGATAATCGGCCGCAACTCGTTCCAGCGACCCAAGGAGGAGGCGATCGGGTTCCTCCACAACGTGATGGACATCTACCTGGGGCAGGGCGAGATGAAGAACTTGGCAGAAGAGGCGCAAGCGGTCTCCTGA
- a CDS encoding DMT family transporter has translation MNLLALALVLTSATLHAAWNLLAKRVARGAAFIWLITAAAAVVYAPLGVYLIWQQRPRLGPLEFGFIGFSALLHVGYMLSLQRGYRAGDLSLVYPLARGTGPALAVTGAVLLFGERPGPIAIAGVALVVGGAFVLAGGERMFRSVDGKAVGYGLLTGLFIASYTLADAFVVTELALHPLVFLWLAELVRVILLTPTALRRRAEVGELWAGRRREIVAVAIMSPLAYLLVLGAFRIAPVSYVAPAREISILIGAALGAGFLREGKLGRRLGAALVMVLGVYALTLPPL, from the coding sequence TTGAACCTCCTCGCCCTGGCGCTGGTCCTGACCTCGGCCACCTTGCACGCCGCCTGGAACCTGCTCGCCAAGAGGGTGGCCCGGGGCGCGGCGTTCATCTGGCTCATCACGGCCGCGGCTGCGGTCGTCTACGCGCCGCTGGGCGTCTACCTGATCTGGCAGCAACGCCCCCGGCTCGGCCCGCTCGAGTTCGGCTTCATCGGTTTCTCGGCGTTGCTGCACGTGGGCTACATGCTCTCGCTGCAACGCGGCTACCGGGCGGGCGACCTGTCGCTCGTCTACCCGCTGGCGCGGGGGACCGGCCCGGCGCTGGCGGTCACCGGGGCGGTGCTCCTCTTCGGCGAGCGACCGGGTCCGATCGCGATAGCCGGCGTGGCGCTGGTCGTGGGCGGCGCCTTCGTCCTGGCCGGCGGCGAGCGGATGTTCCGCTCGGTGGACGGCAAGGCGGTGGGCTACGGCTTGCTCACCGGCCTCTTCATCGCCTCCTACACCCTGGCCGACGCCTTCGTGGTGACCGAACTGGCGCTCCACCCGCTCGTCTTCCTGTGGCTCGCGGAACTGGTGCGGGTGATCCTGCTCACTCCCACCGCGCTCCGCCGCAGGGCCGAGGTAGGCGAGCTGTGGGCCGGCCGCCGCCGCGAGATCGTGGCGGTGGCCATCATGAGCCCGCTCGCCTACCTGCTTGTGCTCGGAGCCTTCCGCATCGCACCGGTCAGCTACGTTGCCCCCGCTCGCGAGATAAGCATCCTCATAGGGGCGGCGCTGGGCGCAGGCTTCCTCCGGGAGGGGAAGCTGGGCAGGCGGTTGGGGGCGGCGCTGGTGATGGTGCTGGGGGTCTACGCCCTCACCCTTCCACCCCTCTGA